One genomic window of Polyangium aurulentum includes the following:
- a CDS encoding serine/threonine-protein kinase PknK translates to MLPGDVIGGRFELLRRAGRGGMGTVFQALDRETGMFVALKVLRDPEGHAARFLHEARVLSTIDHPHVVRYVAHAVTPRGEPYLAMEWLEGESLSVRLDRGGLPLAETLDLVRRVADALAAAHARGVVHRDIKPSNLLLPLGEAARVKVLDFGIARQSGGTVSFTGFDAIIGTLGYMAPEQARGEPDVGPPADVFALGCVLFECLAGRPAFRAEHPMALMAKLLLEEPPRLGELGLSLPQGLSELVARMLAKDPNARPADGAAVVAALSEIDIGGYDPDEAHPSGERRSITAMERRLVSIVAVARAGRITGGVVRMPEPEAARRELLYLVRQAAAPLGARVEELGSGVVVAVLVGEGSVTEQVAAAARCALSVKLALPRAAVVLVTGRAEATNRLPVGQALERAAALLDEVGEGEGPVRIDDVTRALLDPRFEVLEAEARIELHGERRRGEELRTLLGKPSPFVGRERELRNILDFVDESFEERRPLAITVTAPPGMGKSRLRQEALRKLRERYPNLAFAIARPDAIGAGSAFAMLAAALRDVLELTGGEPLEVRQEKLKRTVGLFHAGEDAQRIAEFLGEISGSPFPDRDSPRLRAARQSPQFMADQIEAAYTDLVGAIGQRQPFLLLVEDLQWGDAPSIKIIDAVLRDLQDRPVAVLAFARPEVQEIFPRLWAGRDMHTIRLASLPRRAATELVQSALGPSADAAHVAVIVERAEGNAFYLEELIRAVAEGRGEALPDTVLGMVEARLSALAPVQRRLLRAASVFGEVFWGDGVGFLLGGDEGLEGALEKLCAGELVLRRTKSRFTGEVEYAFRHALIREAAYAMLADRDRALGHGLAGEWLGRAGEMDAFVLAEHFQRGGQLEAAAAHYLRAGSQSFDRNDLEGALLRARRGIDCGAEGEVLGNLRALCAMAHCWRAELEDAHWMARAALPLVGRGSRWECIVLFHGTWASLVTGAESDFAQMADRFVRFEPDAEVRRDFMLWAPLAASLLTSYGRRELCRALLDRAEGLAAAMPSVDLDLLGALSIGHSDYVRAFERSPWRQLELTRAAVRAFEAIGDTRNQITAQNRLGQAEAELGDPDAGEETLRRAVQLAQRIQGPFSRLQSELHLAALLCKRPEDAAWGEADEIARAVLAAPGVSAGYRGWAFGIRAQILLNRGAHDEAARAAREADALCERVPLRRLWVATLLVRALIHLGQRAHALELARRMGPELSHLGGGGYVEVEARLCLAEALFASGELDDGRRALRDTAAAIELRARAIPEDAWRARYLERVPEVVRARSLLRTWQGIR, encoded by the coding sequence ATGCTCCCTGGCGACGTCATCGGTGGCCGCTTCGAGCTCCTGAGGCGCGCCGGGAGGGGCGGGATGGGGACCGTCTTCCAGGCCCTCGACCGAGAGACGGGGATGTTCGTGGCGCTCAAGGTCCTGCGCGATCCCGAGGGCCACGCCGCGCGATTCCTCCACGAGGCGCGCGTCCTGTCCACGATCGACCACCCGCACGTGGTGCGTTACGTCGCGCACGCCGTGACGCCGCGCGGTGAGCCTTACCTCGCAATGGAATGGCTCGAGGGCGAGAGCCTCTCGGTGCGGCTCGATCGCGGCGGGCTGCCGCTCGCCGAGACCCTGGATCTCGTCCGCCGCGTCGCGGATGCTCTGGCCGCCGCGCACGCCCGCGGGGTCGTGCACCGGGATATCAAGCCGAGCAACCTGCTCCTGCCGCTCGGCGAGGCCGCGCGGGTGAAGGTGCTCGATTTCGGGATCGCGCGCCAATCGGGCGGGACGGTGAGCTTCACGGGGTTCGACGCGATCATCGGGACGCTCGGGTACATGGCGCCCGAGCAGGCGCGCGGGGAGCCCGACGTGGGCCCGCCTGCGGACGTATTCGCGCTCGGCTGCGTCCTCTTCGAGTGCCTCGCGGGCAGGCCTGCATTCCGGGCGGAGCACCCGATGGCGCTCATGGCGAAGCTCTTGCTCGAGGAGCCGCCGCGATTGGGCGAGCTGGGGCTATCGTTGCCGCAAGGCCTCTCGGAGCTCGTCGCGCGGATGCTCGCGAAGGACCCGAACGCGCGCCCGGCGGATGGAGCGGCCGTCGTCGCGGCGCTCTCCGAGATCGATATCGGCGGATACGATCCGGACGAGGCCCACCCGAGCGGCGAGCGCAGGAGCATCACGGCCATGGAGCGGCGGCTCGTGTCCATCGTGGCGGTGGCTCGCGCGGGCAGAATCACCGGCGGCGTCGTTCGAATGCCCGAGCCCGAGGCGGCGCGGCGCGAGCTATTGTATCTGGTGCGGCAGGCGGCGGCGCCGCTCGGGGCGCGCGTGGAGGAGCTGGGGAGCGGCGTGGTCGTGGCCGTGCTCGTCGGCGAGGGCAGCGTGACCGAGCAGGTGGCGGCCGCGGCGCGCTGCGCATTATCGGTGAAGCTCGCGCTTCCGAGGGCCGCCGTGGTGCTCGTGACGGGGCGCGCCGAGGCCACGAATCGCTTGCCGGTCGGGCAGGCGCTCGAGCGGGCGGCGGCGCTCCTCGACGAGGTGGGCGAAGGCGAGGGGCCCGTGCGAATCGACGACGTCACGCGGGCGCTGCTCGATCCGCGGTTCGAGGTGCTCGAGGCCGAAGCTCGAATCGAGCTGCACGGCGAGCGCCGGCGGGGCGAGGAGCTGCGCACGCTCCTCGGCAAACCGAGCCCGTTCGTGGGGCGGGAGCGGGAGCTTCGGAACATCCTCGATTTCGTCGACGAGAGCTTCGAGGAGCGGCGCCCGCTCGCGATCACGGTGACGGCGCCGCCGGGCATGGGCAAATCGCGGCTGCGCCAGGAGGCCCTGCGCAAGCTGCGCGAGCGCTACCCGAACCTCGCCTTCGCCATTGCACGGCCCGACGCGATCGGCGCCGGATCGGCCTTCGCGATGCTCGCTGCGGCTTTGCGCGACGTCCTGGAGCTGACGGGCGGCGAGCCGCTCGAGGTGCGGCAGGAAAAACTGAAGCGCACGGTCGGCCTCTTTCACGCGGGGGAGGACGCGCAGCGGATCGCCGAGTTCCTCGGGGAGATCTCCGGCTCGCCGTTCCCGGATCGGGACAGCCCTCGCCTGCGCGCGGCGCGGCAGAGCCCGCAATTCATGGCCGATCAAATCGAGGCCGCATACACCGATCTCGTCGGGGCCATCGGACAGCGCCAGCCTTTTCTGCTCCTCGTCGAGGATCTTCAATGGGGCGACGCGCCGTCGATCAAGATCATCGACGCCGTGCTGCGCGATCTGCAGGATCGGCCCGTCGCGGTGCTCGCCTTCGCGCGGCCCGAGGTGCAGGAGATCTTCCCGCGCCTGTGGGCGGGCCGCGACATGCACACGATCCGCCTCGCCTCGCTGCCGCGGCGCGCCGCGACCGAGCTCGTTCAAAGCGCGCTCGGCCCGTCCGCCGACGCGGCGCACGTCGCCGTGATCGTCGAGCGCGCCGAAGGAAATGCGTTTTACCTGGAGGAGCTCATCCGCGCGGTCGCCGAGGGGCGGGGCGAGGCGCTGCCGGACACGGTGCTCGGCATGGTGGAGGCGCGCCTGTCGGCGCTCGCGCCCGTGCAGCGGCGGCTTTTGCGAGCCGCCAGCGTTTTCGGCGAGGTCTTCTGGGGCGACGGCGTCGGCTTTCTCCTCGGGGGCGACGAGGGGCTCGAGGGGGCGCTCGAGAAGCTCTGCGCGGGGGAGCTCGTCCTGCGGCGGACGAAATCGCGCTTCACGGGCGAGGTCGAGTACGCATTCCGGCACGCGCTCATCCGGGAGGCGGCGTACGCGATGCTCGCCGACCGAGACCGCGCGCTCGGGCATGGGCTCGCGGGCGAGTGGCTCGGGCGCGCGGGCGAGATGGATGCCTTCGTGCTGGCGGAGCATTTCCAGCGCGGGGGGCAGCTCGAGGCGGCCGCCGCCCATTACCTTCGCGCGGGCAGCCAGTCGTTCGACAGAAACGATCTGGAGGGCGCCCTCTTGCGCGCGCGGCGCGGGATCGACTGCGGCGCAGAGGGCGAGGTCCTCGGCAACCTGCGGGCCCTGTGCGCGATGGCGCATTGCTGGCGCGCCGAGCTCGAGGACGCGCACTGGATGGCGCGCGCAGCCCTGCCGCTCGTGGGGCGCGGCAGCCGCTGGGAGTGCATCGTCCTCTTCCACGGCACCTGGGCGTCGCTCGTCACCGGCGCCGAAAGCGATTTCGCGCAAATGGCCGACAGGTTCGTCCGGTTCGAGCCCGACGCCGAGGTTCGCCGCGATTTCATGCTATGGGCGCCCCTCGCCGCCTCGCTGCTCACCTCGTACGGACGCAGGGAGCTGTGCCGCGCCCTGCTCGATCGGGCCGAGGGGCTCGCCGCCGCCATGCCCAGCGTGGATCTCGACCTGCTCGGCGCGCTCTCGATCGGGCACAGCGACTACGTCCGCGCGTTCGAGCGGTCGCCGTGGAGGCAGCTCGAGCTCACGCGCGCGGCGGTGAGGGCCTTCGAGGCGATCGGCGACACCCGCAACCAGATCACCGCGCAAAACCGCCTCGGGCAGGCGGAGGCCGAGCTCGGCGATCCGGACGCGGGCGAGGAGACGCTGCGCCGCGCGGTCCAGCTCGCGCAGCGCATCCAGGGGCCCTTCTCGAGGCTCCAATCCGAGCTGCACCTCGCCGCGCTGCTGTGCAAGCGCCCGGAGGACGCGGCGTGGGGCGAGGCGGACGAGATCGCGCGGGCCGTCCTCGCGGCGCCCGGGGTGAGCGCCGGCTATCGCGGCTGGGCGTTCGGCATCCGGGCGCAGATCCTCCTCAACCGGGGCGCCCACGACGAGGCCGCGCGCGCGGCCCGCGAGGCCGACGCCCTGTGCGAGCGCGTCCCTCTGCGCAGGCTCTGGGTCGCGACGCTCCTCGTCCGCGCCCTGATCCACCTCGGGCAGCGCGCGCACGCGCTCGAGCTCGCTCGCCGCATGGGCCCCGAGCTGTCGCACCTGGGCGGAGGGGGCTACGTCGAGGTCGAGGCGCGGCTCTGCCTGGCCGAGGCCCTCTTCGCGAGCGGCGAGCTCGACGACGGGCGCCGCGCCCTGCGCGACACGGCCGCCGCGATCGAGCTGCGGGCCCGCGCGATCCCGGAGGACGCGTGGCGCGCGCGCTACCTCGAGCGGGTCCCCGAGGTCGTGCGCGCCCGTTCGCTGTTGCGGACGTGGCAGGGCATCCGCTGA
- a CDS encoding cysteine hydrolase family protein, with protein MKTGLILVDIQNDYFPGGRMELSGIAEASAKAAALLARFRDEGLPMFHVQHVFLGPDAPFFVRGTDGVDIHESVAPRAGEVVIEKHYPNSFRESGLLEAIRGAGVERLVVCGAMSHMCIDATTRHAVDIGLPCTLIHDACATRDVAFEGRTIPAHEVHGAFMSALGWGYAKLESAEAYLNRREG; from the coding sequence ATGAAGACCGGACTCATCCTGGTGGACATCCAGAACGATTACTTCCCCGGCGGGCGCATGGAGCTGTCCGGTATCGCCGAGGCGAGCGCGAAGGCCGCCGCGCTGCTCGCGCGCTTCCGCGACGAGGGCCTGCCCATGTTCCACGTGCAGCACGTCTTCCTGGGCCCCGACGCGCCCTTCTTCGTGCGCGGCACCGACGGCGTCGACATCCACGAGAGCGTCGCGCCCCGCGCGGGCGAGGTCGTCATCGAGAAGCATTACCCGAATAGCTTCCGCGAATCGGGCCTGCTCGAGGCGATCCGCGGCGCCGGCGTCGAGCGCCTCGTCGTCTGCGGGGCCATGAGCCACATGTGCATCGACGCGACCACGCGCCACGCGGTCGACATCGGCCTTCCCTGCACGCTGATCCACGACGCCTGCGCGACGCGCGACGTCGCATTCGAGGGGCGTACCATTCCGGCGCACGAGGTGCACGGCGCATTCATGTCCGCGCTCGGCTGGGGGTATGCGAAGCTCGAGAGCGCCGAGGCGTACCTCAATCGCCGCGAGGGTTGA
- a CDS encoding exopolyphosphatase has product MADKYRLVTRSDFDGLVCAVLLKKLGILDEIKFVHPKDMQDGKVPVTQRDITTNLPYVEGVHLAFDHHSSETLRVGKRDNHIIDPHADSAARVVYRHYGGKERFSDIPDDMMEAVDKADAARFSPDEILEPEGWVLLNYLMDARTGLGRFRQFRISNYDLMMKLIDMCLNHTVEEILQDPDVKERVDMYYEQEDRAIQQIKRCSTVHGNLVVLDLRGEETIWASNRFMIYALFPKCNISIHVMWGLKKQNTVFATGKSILDRSSKTNVGALMLEYGGGGHDAAGTCQIDNDKAEGVLKELIARINADG; this is encoded by the coding sequence ATGGCTGACAAGTACCGGCTGGTGACGCGGAGCGATTTCGACGGCCTCGTTTGCGCCGTGCTCCTGAAGAAGCTCGGCATCCTCGACGAGATCAAGTTCGTCCACCCGAAGGACATGCAGGACGGCAAGGTCCCCGTCACGCAGAGGGACATCACCACGAACCTCCCCTACGTCGAGGGAGTCCACCTCGCCTTCGACCACCACTCGAGCGAGACCCTGCGCGTCGGCAAGCGCGACAATCACATCATCGACCCGCACGCGGACTCGGCGGCGCGCGTCGTGTACCGCCATTACGGCGGCAAAGAGCGATTCTCCGACATCCCCGACGACATGATGGAGGCCGTCGACAAGGCCGACGCCGCGCGGTTCTCGCCCGACGAGATCCTCGAGCCGGAGGGCTGGGTGCTGCTCAACTACCTGATGGACGCCCGCACCGGGCTCGGCCGCTTCCGGCAGTTCCGCATCTCGAACTACGATCTCATGATGAAGCTCATCGACATGTGTCTGAACCACACGGTCGAGGAGATCCTCCAGGACCCGGACGTGAAGGAGCGGGTCGACATGTATTACGAGCAGGAGGATCGCGCCATCCAGCAGATCAAGCGCTGCTCCACCGTGCACGGGAACCTCGTGGTGCTCGATCTGCGGGGCGAGGAGACGATCTGGGCCAGCAATCGATTCATGATCTACGCGCTCTTCCCCAAGTGCAACATCTCGATCCACGTGATGTGGGGCCTGAAGAAGCAGAACACCGTCTTCGCCACGGGTAAATCGATCCTCGACCGCAGCTCGAAGACGAACGTGGGCGCGCTGATGCTCGAATACGGCGGCGGCGGGCACGACGCCGCGGGCACCTGCCAGATCGACAACGACAAGGCCGAGGGCGTATTGAAAGAGCTCATCGCCCGCATCAACGCGGACGGCTGA
- a CDS encoding DUF3540 domain-containing protein, with amino-acid sequence MQNLARKLNRDQATIDEGTVLEAKDGAFTVRVGDFDCAAKRARSCLVAPRPGDEVLVAFGRGGRCFVLAVLEGEEGATTLEVEGDLEVRAGSGKIGVRAARGVSLTSGDELSLTGKSLGVSALEGTVFVQKLAYLGSRFEAQVEAIKTVGAVCDSVFERVSQRVKRSFRTVEDIDQLKAKKIDYAAESTMALRAEHAVVHAEELAKVDGKQIQLG; translated from the coding sequence ATGCAAAACCTCGCACGCAAGCTGAACCGCGACCAGGCGACGATCGACGAGGGCACCGTCCTCGAAGCGAAGGACGGCGCCTTCACCGTGCGCGTGGGCGACTTCGACTGCGCCGCCAAGCGCGCTCGTAGCTGCCTCGTCGCGCCCCGCCCCGGCGACGAGGTCCTCGTCGCGTTCGGCCGCGGGGGCCGCTGCTTCGTCCTCGCGGTGCTCGAGGGCGAAGAGGGGGCGACCACGCTCGAGGTCGAGGGCGATCTCGAGGTGCGCGCCGGGTCGGGCAAGATCGGCGTACGCGCGGCGCGCGGCGTGAGCCTCACCTCGGGCGACGAGCTGAGCCTCACGGGCAAATCGCTCGGCGTGAGTGCGCTCGAGGGCACCGTCTTCGTGCAGAAGCTCGCCTACCTCGGCAGCCGCTTCGAGGCCCAGGTCGAGGCGATCAAGACCGTCGGCGCCGTGTGCGACTCGGTCTTCGAGCGCGTCTCGCAGCGCGTGAAGCGATCGTTTCGCACGGTCGAGGACATCGACCAGCTCAAGGCGAAGAAGATCGATTACGCGGCCGAGTCGACGATGGCCCTGCGCGCCGAGCACGCCGTCGTGCACGCCGAGGAGCTCGCGAAGGTCGACGGGAAGCAAATCCAGCTCGGTTGA
- a CDS encoding DUF4150 domain-containing protein — protein sequence MFANSQMGGLNLGFPDVCLTPAPPAPTPIPIPYPNLSIGPLGVPFVPMVLYGGTPAHNLATMIPISMGDNPGIATGVASGTVMGPTRSLTAAFTVLVGGLPGTRLTSINIHNSTNAPGMRIVPSQVRVMLLAP from the coding sequence ATGTTCGCGAATTCGCAGATGGGCGGGCTGAACCTGGGATTCCCCGACGTGTGCCTCACGCCCGCGCCGCCGGCCCCCACGCCCATCCCGATCCCGTACCCGAACCTGTCGATCGGGCCGCTCGGCGTGCCCTTCGTCCCCATGGTTCTCTACGGCGGCACACCCGCCCACAACCTGGCCACCATGATTCCGATCAGCATGGGCGACAATCCCGGCATTGCGACGGGCGTCGCCTCCGGGACCGTCATGGGGCCGACCCGCAGCCTCACCGCCGCTTTCACCGTGCTCGTCGGAGGCCTGCCGGGCACGCGCCTGACGAGCATCAACATCCATAACAGCACCAACGCCCCAGGCATGCGCATCGTACCGAGCCAGGTGCGCGTCATGCTGCTCGCGCCCTGA